The proteins below come from a single Tachypleus tridentatus isolate NWPU-2018 chromosome 13, ASM421037v1, whole genome shotgun sequence genomic window:
- the LOC143237929 gene encoding uncharacterized protein LOC143237929 → MTSRKQAFVVLSFLVATILVEGKPVDGKSKPEDELNAEATGYGITGGGGGVGGIGGGGLTLGVATVGLGGLGGGGGYGGGGGYGGGFGGGAGLGGGFGGGAGLGGGFGGGAGLGGGFGGGAGLGGGFGGGAGLGGGFGGGGGFGGGGGGGGTVLGLLAVPLSLQTGGGGGYRIWWD, encoded by the exons ATGACTAGCAGAAAGCAG GCTTTCGTCGTGCTCTCTTTCCTGGTAGCAACAATCTTGGTGGAAGGAAAGCCGGTGGACGGAAAATCAAAACCTGAAGACGAACTAAACGCTGAGGCTACAGGTTACGGAATCACTGGTGGAGGAGGTGGCGTTGGTGGTATAGGAGGAGGTGGACTTACACTTGGg GTTGCTACTGTTGGCCTTGGTGGACTTGGAGGTGGTGGAGGATATGGCGGCGGTGGCGGTTATGGAGGTGGATTTGGAGGAGGTGCTGGATTAGGAGGCGGATTTGGAGGAGGTGCTGGATTAGGAGGCGGATTTGGAGGAGGTGCTGGATTAGGAGGCGGATTTGGAGGAGGTGCTGGATTAGGAGGTGGATTTGGAGGAGGAGCTGGATTAGGAGGTGGATTTGGAGGAGGAGGCGGATTTGGAGGCggaggtggtggtggtggtaCCGTTTTAGGTCTTCTTGCCGTTCCGCTCAGTTTGCAaactggtggtggtggtggttatAGAATATGGTGGGATTAA